From the Desulfovibrio sp. JY genome, one window contains:
- a CDS encoding ABC transporter permease, producing the protein MTHSPLPSPPPDAPARSMAESNGVLTLTFSGTWRIDRPFPDLSPVRAALAKTPAPTGLAFESAKVTDWDSRFLTQCRAILALAKAHGVEPDLSGLPSGAKSLLELAEKVPERQGAARNKARTPFLAQVADLALGAWQGVHNLLEFLGDVTLACLALARGKAVFQRSNLWALIYQAGVEALPIVSLISLLVGLILAFVGAIQLSQFGAQIYVSTIVGIAMVRVMGAIMTGIIMAGRTGAAYAAELGTMQVNEEIDALRTFGFSPTQFLVLPRMIALVLMMPLLCVYADIMGILGGFIVGVFMLKINPVQYLTHTWQSVPLANFWIGMVHSTIFGVLVAMAGCYRGMRCGRSALGVGQATTAAVVTSILAIIIATAIITVSCNIIGV; encoded by the coding sequence ATGACACACTCCCCGCTTCCCAGCCCTCCCCCCGACGCCCCGGCCCGCAGTATGGCCGAGTCGAACGGTGTGCTCACCCTGACCTTTTCCGGGACATGGCGCATCGACAGGCCGTTCCCCGATCTTTCCCCGGTCCGGGCGGCCCTGGCCAAAACGCCGGCGCCCACGGGGCTGGCCTTTGAAAGCGCCAAGGTTACGGATTGGGACAGCCGTTTTCTGACCCAATGCCGCGCCATCCTAGCCCTGGCCAAGGCCCATGGCGTCGAACCCGACTTGTCCGGCTTGCCCTCCGGCGCGAAAAGCCTGCTGGAACTGGCCGAAAAAGTGCCCGAACGCCAGGGAGCCGCCCGCAACAAAGCCCGGACGCCGTTTCTCGCCCAGGTGGCCGACCTGGCCCTCGGCGCCTGGCAGGGCGTGCACAACCTGCTGGAATTCCTCGGCGACGTCACTCTGGCCTGCCTTGCCCTGGCGCGCGGCAAAGCCGTATTCCAGCGTTCGAACCTTTGGGCGCTCATCTACCAGGCCGGCGTCGAGGCGCTGCCCATCGTCTCGCTCATAAGCCTTCTGGTCGGCCTGATCCTGGCCTTTGTCGGCGCCATCCAGCTTTCCCAGTTCGGGGCCCAAATTTACGTTTCCACCATTGTCGGCATCGCCATGGTCCGGGTCATGGGCGCGATCATGACCGGCATCATCATGGCCGGCCGCACCGGCGCGGCCTACGCCGCCGAGCTCGGCACCATGCAGGTCAACGAGGAAATCGACGCGCTGCGCACCTTCGGCTTCTCGCCGACGCAATTTCTGGTCCTGCCGCGGATGATCGCGCTGGTGCTCATGATGCCCCTCTTGTGCGTCTATGCCGACATCATGGGCATCCTCGGCGGTTTTATCGTCGGGGTGTTCATGCTCAAGATCAACCCCGTCCAGTACCTGACCCACACCTGGCAGTCCGTACCCCTGGCCAATTTCTGGATCGGCATGGTCCACAGCACGATCTTCGGGGTGCTGGTGGCCATGGCTGGCTGCTACCGGGGCATGCGCTGCGGCAGGAGCGCCCTGGGCGTCGGGCAGGCCACCACGGCGGCCGTGGTCACGAGCATCCTGGCAATCATCATCGCCACGGC
- a CDS encoding prepilin peptidase, whose protein sequence is MLFFPYLFPTAAGVLGLVLGSFYSVCVSRGIAGTSIVRPPSHCPRCGHRLRWWELLPVVSYVLLRGRCSSCRKRISPLYPLIESASAVWAVLAALAFGPGWWFLACLALGGLYIVASGIDFQVYLLPDVLTYPAGALGITMGILHPGIGLYPALIGAAAGFGVFWLLAAGYRLAKGVDGLGGGDVKLMLSIGGVVGALGLPYAVLIGSVAALLASPFFILGRGRQRSMPIPFGPFLCFGGMVQMLYGPAIFRLLLGH, encoded by the coding sequence ATGCTTTTTTTCCCTTACCTCTTCCCCACAGCCGCCGGGGTGCTGGGTCTTGTGCTCGGCAGTTTTTATTCGGTGTGCGTGTCGCGGGGCATCGCCGGCACATCCATTGTCCGGCCGCCGTCGCACTGTCCGCGCTGCGGCCACAGGCTTCGCTGGTGGGAGCTGTTGCCGGTCGTAAGTTATGTGCTGTTGCGGGGACGCTGCTCGTCCTGCCGGAAGCGCATTTCCCCCCTCTACCCGCTTATCGAGTCGGCCTCGGCGGTCTGGGCCGTGCTGGCGGCCCTGGCCTTCGGCCCAGGCTGGTGGTTTCTCGCCTGCCTGGCTTTGGGCGGACTTTATATCGTGGCCTCGGGCATCGATTTTCAGGTCTATCTGCTGCCCGACGTCCTGACCTACCCGGCGGGGGCGCTCGGCATCACCATGGGCATCCTGCATCCCGGCATAGGGCTATATCCGGCGCTTATCGGCGCGGCGGCGGGATTCGGCGTCTTCTGGCTGCTTGCCGCCGGCTACCGGCTGGCCAAGGGCGTGGACGGCCTGGGCGGGGGCGACGTCAAACTCATGCTCTCCATCGGTGGCGTGGTGGGCGCCCTCGGGCTGCCCTACGCGGTGCTCATCGGTTCCGTGGCCGCACTTTTGGCCAGCCCGTTCTTCATCCTGGGCCGCGGCAGGCAGCGATCCATGCCCATTCCCTTTGGTCCGTTTCTCTGTTTCGGGGGCATGGTGCAGATGCTTTACGGCCCGGCCATCTTCCGTCTGCTGCTCGGGCACTAA
- a CDS encoding integration host factor subunit beta, with protein sequence MNKSELIKTLAETKDLHIDEAADIVNAFVDSVKQALINEDRVEIRGFGSFKLKGYKGYTGRNPKSGDVVTVAPKKLPFFRPGKELKEYLNK encoded by the coding sequence ATGAACAAAAGCGAACTCATCAAAACCCTGGCCGAAACCAAGGACCTGCATATCGATGAGGCGGCGGACATCGTCAATGCCTTCGTCGATTCCGTCAAGCAGGCGCTCATAAACGAAGACCGCGTGGAAATCCGGGGGTTCGGCAGCTTCAAGCTCAAAGGCTACAAAGGCTATACCGGCCGCAACCCCAAATCCGGCGACGTGGTCACCGTGGCCCCGAAAAAGCTCCCGTTTTTCCGCCCCGGCAAGGAACTCAAGGAATACCTGAACAAATAG
- a CDS encoding MinD/ParA family protein translates to MSQVINPRSSLSVAILSGKGGVGKTNLALNLSYALFRAGHKVLLMDFDVGLANVDVLLGLSPEKNLQDLFRPEIKAEEVMLSVEEGGFDFLPAASGVPELLEMDDDMREILFHKLNNAFGDYDYLMLDLGAGISQTVLSVAAMSHVHVLVVTPEPTSLTDSYAVIKVLHSQYGISDFHVLVNQVGSAADTKATYGRLASACQHFLGFTPELLGGVRSDPSLPDAVRRQIPLLRHAPRCPAAQDILASAVKLHRIRQSRQEALQSMPVLGKLPHSPK, encoded by the coding sequence ATGTCCCAAGTCATAAACCCCAGGAGCTCCCTGTCCGTCGCCATTTTGAGCGGCAAGGGAGGCGTGGGAAAAACCAATCTCGCGCTCAACCTGAGCTATGCCCTGTTCCGCGCCGGGCACAAGGTCCTGCTCATGGATTTCGACGTGGGACTGGCCAATGTGGACGTGCTGCTCGGCCTGTCGCCGGAAAAAAACCTGCAGGACCTCTTCCGCCCCGAAATCAAGGCCGAGGAGGTCATGCTGTCCGTGGAAGAAGGCGGCTTCGACTTCCTGCCGGCGGCCAGCGGCGTGCCCGAACTGCTGGAAATGGACGACGACATGCGCGAGATCCTTTTCCACAAGCTCAACAACGCCTTTGGCGACTACGATTACCTCATGCTCGACCTCGGGGCCGGCATATCCCAGACCGTGCTCTCCGTTGCCGCCATGAGTCATGTGCATGTACTGGTGGTCACGCCCGAGCCCACGTCCCTGACCGACTCCTACGCGGTCATCAAGGTGCTCCATTCCCAGTACGGGATTTCCGACTTCCACGTGCTGGTCAATCAGGTGGGCAGCGCCGCCGACACCAAGGCCACCTATGGACGCCTGGCTTCGGCCTGCCAGCATTTCCTGGGATTTACCCCGGAACTGCTCGGCGGCGTTCGGTCCGACCCGTCCCTGCCCGACGCGGTGCGCCGCCAGATACCGCTGTTGCGCCATGCGCCCAGGTGCCCGGCAGCGCAGGATATTTTGGCCAGCGCCGTCAAGCTGCACCGCATCCGGCAATCCCGCCAGGAGGCCTTGCAAAGCATGCCGGTGCTGGGAAAACTTCCCCATTCCCCGAAGTAG
- a CDS encoding GGDEF domain-containing protein: MNPENGQPPFTTREELLAELETLRRLLADVEKPSSDADGDGMIIMRLCSGLCLADWETMNRQRDFRDWLALPLHTNPLPFLARIQETLKELVFLSEHDPLTKLYNRGAFERILSAELVRAYRAGQSLALVLLDVDDFKTVNDTYGHPCGDKVLENLAAMLLAEKRTYDYAARIGGEEFALILPSVGLVRAEMVVSRVLAAARGMTILCDNVPTPLHITISAGLSITKGKIPTTREKLYSLADAALYQAKAAGKDRVMAAPIADLTGPPEKTLVRADEKRFLFTGLTKG; this comes from the coding sequence ATGAATCCTGAAAACGGCCAACCGCCCTTCACCACCAGGGAGGAGTTGCTGGCGGAACTGGAGACGTTGCGACGCCTGCTGGCCGACGTGGAAAAGCCCTCCAGCGATGCGGACGGGGACGGCATGATCATCATGCGCCTGTGCTCGGGGCTGTGCCTTGCCGACTGGGAGACCATGAACAGGCAGCGGGACTTTCGGGACTGGCTGGCCCTGCCCCTGCACACCAACCCCCTGCCTTTTCTCGCGCGCATCCAGGAAACGCTCAAGGAGCTGGTCTTCCTCTCCGAACACGACCCCCTGACCAAGCTGTACAACCGGGGAGCCTTCGAGCGCATCCTGTCCGCCGAACTGGTCCGGGCCTACCGGGCCGGCCAGTCCCTGGCCCTGGTGCTGCTCGACGTCGACGATTTCAAGACCGTCAACGACACCTACGGCCATCCCTGCGGCGACAAGGTGCTCGAAAACCTCGCGGCCATGCTGCTGGCCGAGAAGCGCACCTACGACTACGCCGCCCGGATCGGCGGTGAAGAGTTCGCCCTGATCCTGCCGAGCGTGGGTCTGGTGCGGGCGGAAATGGTCGTCAGCCGCGTCCTGGCTGCGGCCCGGGGCATGACGATCCTGTGCGACAACGTGCCCACGCCGCTCCACATCACCATCTCCGCCGGATTGTCCATCACCAAGGGCAAGATTCCCACCACCAGGGAAAAGCTCTACTCCCTGGCCGATGCGGCCCTGTATCAGGCCAAGGCCGCGGGCAAGGACCGGGTCATGGCCGCGCCCATTGCCGACCTGACCGGCCCCCCGGAGAAGACGCTTGTGCGCGCGGACGAAAAAAGATTTCTTTTTACCGGTTTAACCAAAGGATAA